In Silene latifolia isolate original U9 population chromosome X, ASM4854445v1, whole genome shotgun sequence, the following proteins share a genomic window:
- the LOC141617464 gene encoding protein FAR-RED IMPAIRED RESPONSE 1-like, producing MDQQRHTQKKLDNGNRHTFPKISTHLAIEVHGTQVYSHRVFEEFQEEVKYSIDTCKSRGFSECDSLEVTTVRDANRDRNYEITYCPDTLKAACSCRMLERKGILCWHVIWIYSSNGVKIIPEQCIVNRWCKDAMRSKMFDCNGEATEDVDIIDGK from the exons ATGGACCAGCAAAGACACACACAGAAAAAGCTTGACAACGGTAACAGACACACTTTCCCTAAAATATCAACGCATCTGGCTATCGAGGTGCATGGGACGCAAGTGTACAGTCATAGAGTGTTCGAGGAATTTCAAGAAGAGGTCAAGTACTCAATCGATACTTGTAAAAGCAGAGGTTTTTCTGAGTGTGACTCTTTAGAGGTGACCACTGTAAGAGATGCAAACAGGGACAGAAATTATGAGATCACATACTGCCCAG ATACATTGAAAGCAGCTTGTAGCTGCAGAATGCTTGAAAGGAAAGGCATTCTTTGTTGGCATGTCATATGGATTTACTCATCGAACGGAGTGAAGATTATTCCAGAACAATGTATTGTTAATAGATGGTGTAAAGATGCAATGAGGTCTAAAATGTTCGATTGTAATGGGGAAGCAACTGAGGACGttgatataatagatggaaaaTAG